AAATAATAGAACGATTCTCAAGTATATATATGGTCTTGTTAGTTCTATACCTTGATTTCCATGTCAAGGATTCTATATCGGTTAGTGAGAGAAGTTTCTAATATAACCCCTTTATATATGATGGATTTCTTTGGGTTAGGACTCTCAAACTCTGTTTTAGACATGACTAGTTATCAGTTTCTTTGTAAGCAAAAGCTTATGAATGGAAGTTGTTAATGGCTAGGAGTAAGGTGGATGATATGAAACTCAACATTAACCATGTTTAACTCTTTTATAATCCTACATTCAACCCATGACTCAAGTCCCTAGTCTGCGAGATTAAGAAGCCGAAATAGTTAAGAAGAAGActgttattttactttttcttcaaCAGTTTAGAAAACATATATACAAGAGTGTGAAATTGCATTCAAATGAAATTCTGCAATGGAGTAAAATCCTTGGAATCACAAGCACAGATAGCTTCATCAAGTTGCCATAAAGGGTGGAAGGATGGCAGAATTGGTGGCTGCCCCTTCATCCCATTCCAGTCCATGCCACCATTCCTTGCTGCCATAGACTCTTGGCAGGGCCGAGACACCGTGAGTTTTGAGTGGCAGCTTCTTCAGTTTTGGACAGTCCATCACTGCAATCCTCTCCAAGGAAGGAAAAGCCAGAGCCTCCTGGGATATGCTTCTTAATTGCGGGAGGTCTCGGATGGACATTGTTCTAAGGCTTGGAAAGGCCATCAGGTCCTCCTCTATCATTTCATCCCCACATATCAATTCCTCCATTTCACTGCAGTAGAATATGTAGAGTACTTCAAGCCTGGGCAGTTGTAAAATCCATGAGACATTCTTCAACTTATGGCAGTACCAAATGCTTATGGATCGAAGATTCTGGAGGCATTCTCGAGTAACCGAGTTCCTCCATACCCTGGTTAAGTTGGGAAGGCCATGTAAGGAGAGAACCTCAAGGCTTGGCAGCCAGTTCCTTCCGGCCCCTACACCAATCGCCAAGTACTTCAAATCATAGCAGTTATTGATGCTGAGCCGCCTTAGTTTCTTGCCATCACCAGAAGCCGATGAAAATTGTAAATAGAATAACCCTTCACATTCCTTGATATATAGATACTTTATACACTTCAGCAGAGTGTTCAAACGAGAAAGCCTCCTCAGGGTAGTGGATTCAATTACAGTAATCCCAAGGGTGGAAAGGTGTCTCAAGCCTTCCAAATCTGCAAAGCTAGCATCACTCTCAGGGGCATCACAATTGAGCGCTTCCCAGCCCCCATAACtgtaataaaaattcaagactCTCAACTGGGAAAGTCTGGATATCGCCTCATGTGGGATTGTTCTAAGAGAATGCGTTCGTTGCAGATCCAAAAGCCTCAGCTTTGCCAGACTTCCTAGCTCTTTAGGCAATGCAGTTAGCTTAGTCCCTGAGAGATCTAGATGACGCAACTCGACTAATTCACCGATGCTCACAGGGATCTCTTTTAGACTGGTGAATGACAGATCCAGGACTCTAAGAACTGGCATAAAATGGAAAAACCCAACTGTGATTCTGTTTAAACCGCTGTTCCATTGAAGCAGCAAGGTTGATAAGCTGGGGCAATCTGGTATTTCTGATAGAGCAGTGATCCCATTATCTAACAATGAAATCCTTTCTGCAAATCTCCAGTTCTCTACTCTGGGTGCTTCAGTCAGGCCTATGCTGGGCTGtatgagaaacttcttttcATTTCTCCCATACCCAGATGATATCCATAAGGCAAAGCTTCGGACGACATCATGCATCTTCACTTGGGTTTTCTCTTCACCATTTTCCAGTAAGCATGCAACTTTCAGAGATCCAATAACAGCATGTCCCTTGTTCTGGACATTACCATCATGGGAGCTGTCTAAAAATCCCTCCCCAACCCAATACTCTACAAGCTGTTCTTTCTCAATGGAGAAGTCTTCAGGGAATAAGGAACAATACAAGAAGCATGATCTCAGCGTATCGTTATCCAAATTGTCATAGCTGAACTTTAAGAGAGTAAAGACATCTTCCATACCTCTGAGTTCTGATGGAGAATTGTCCAGTAGTTCTATTGCATACTTCCACTCCTCCTCTGTTTCTTTGTTTGCCATGGCCCTTCCAATTGTGATTAAGGCAAGTGGAAGGCCTCCACATTTTTTGACAATCTTCTCAGCATGAGGGCGGATGGAGGATAAATCCAAGAGCTCCTTTTTACCTACTTTTTCTTGGAAGAGTTGCCATGATTCCTTCTCTTCCAAGAATTCTACTTTCAGTTTCCTGTGAGCATCCATATCACTGCATACATCCATTGACCGGGTGGTGAAAATCACCTTGCATTTGTTTTGCTGGTCAGCAAGAGGAATGCCAATGTTCTCTAGATCAAGTTCTTCCCAAACATCATCCAGCAATAGTAAGAACCTTTTCCTTCTCATTACCCGGCATATCTTCAAAGCTCGCTGTTCTTGAGTCTCATCTTCTTCCCAAGACAACCCCAACCTTGCCCCAACAGCTTGTTGGATCTTATCAGCAACAAAGTCCTTAGACACCAAAACCCATATCACCACATCGAAATCATGGGTTTTGGTAAGGAATTCATTGTTTATGTTCTTCAAGAGGGCAGTTTTCCCAACACCCCCCATTCCATAAATTCCAATAATTCCAACTGCATCGTCTGCAAGGAACTGCCTAACCTTCTCCAACATTACATCTAGGCCATACATTGGCCTAGTAGGTATCTCCTTGACTGCATCAGGAGGTGATCCAGAATCGGCAACAGTATCAAAGGTGCCTCTGTCCACAAGTTCTCCTACACCCCTGAGCTTCTTGGCAACTTTCGTGCTTAGCTTATATCTTGAAGAACAATTTGCATGGCAGCAACCCACACATCGCCTTTGCTGCTGCTGCCTGAAACGTTCCTCCATCACGCTTACTTCATCTTCAATGGCTTGGACCTCTTCTAACCACCATTTCACCTGGTTTCTGGCTGTTAACCCGTTTAACTCAGCCTGGTCAACGCATCTCTTCAGGTCATCCCTTGTGTCCTTCAACTTCTTTATTTCAGCTCTGAGGGTGTGAACCCTTTCATCCAAATTCCAAAAATTGCTTATCCTTGCGGCAACGGGTTTGCTCAAGCCAGAAATGATGCCATTGATGACAATAGAGAAAACCTCCATGGATAAAATACTCAATATTATCTACACACAACGGCAAAGACCAGATAATACACAGACAAAAAACATTCAAGAGCAGAAAGGCATTATTGCCAAGTCTTTCACAGTCTAGACCTGTCCTCAATGTGACCTGATCTTCATCCATTAGAGTCTAGGGCCGGCTTTCTTGAACACTCAAAGTTGACTCCCTTATTTTCCATTTGTAGACCCACTTAGATATTTTGATTATTCTTATAATTAATGGTGGTAATTTTAGACAGCATAGCCACCACCATTGACTACCATTTTGCAAGGTTCCATGACTGTTAATCCTCAAGTTGAAAACAAGCCAATTGACAACTCCATTGTTAATGATCAAGTTGCTGATTTTGTAAGAAGTTTTGACTTCCATTTTTCGGTCATCTCACAATTTTTTATCCTTAGACTATGCAGTTATAAtgtttttcaaatgaattcttTCATTGAACCCTTTAAAAAGTATATCATGTATGAATATTCTCAGTTTTGTAAACGACTGTAAAATCACTGCAGAAGAAGGATAGGTCTTGTTTCTATTAACGGAGTGCTCTATTTTCTAACAGGTATCAAGGCTCCCCTGAAACTTGCCTAGAAACTCCTTGTTGAGTTGGTTCCACACTTCTTAACATTCCCTGTAGAATCAGTTCTAAAAGATTATCACCAGTATAATCCCCATAATTTTCTGGAAGCATTAGACATCATTGCACACTTTAATGTCTTAATTAGCTTCAACATGAGTGAACCTGTATTTTGTGTATAATAGTAATTTAGGATTTGGTTTTACTTGTGGCTTTAACCATCTCATCTTAAACTTAATTAATGTTGAGTAAGAAATCttgccaaaacaaaaaatttagcaTCCGACATCCTTAGTAACCATGCTCCACATGAATCCTAAGCCAAGGCTATTTCCAAAGCTTTCTTGACACCCATCTCAAGCATAAATGCTCTCATGATTTGAACCCATAATCCTTGactcatttatcaattttaggATCGAAATTTGGTCATATCCACCAATGTCCAATGAGGAATGTGAAACCTTTGCGGCATTGAACATCAAGtcctaaataatatttatatgaaaggAAACAATTGTTCAACTCTTAAATGAGTTTCTGTCTTCCTAATTTCATAAAAGGTGTCTGTTTATTTAGCACTATAATTCGATGAGACAAAATGAGGACATTATATTTGTATGAAAGGATGGTTGTAATATCTCACATCGATTGAAGGAAGAAGTTACTGACCCTTCATATGTATTGAACTTCTTTCAATTATATGtatgtgttttaaaattataaaaatctatTGAACCCAAAGTGAATAATATCTACACAAGAAAGAGAGGATCGCTATAAAACTTCATCCATCCTAACCCGGGCCTGTTTCCAAGCACTTTTGATCAGTAACAACAATTCTCAATTCAAACAATGTTAGTGATGTAGAtcagttggaaaaaaaaaacatggtcttttaaactttataatCCTTATTGAATTGGGATCTATTGGATTAACTCAGCAACCTCTTCATAAAGGATGGTGGGAGATCACTGAACAGTTGGATAAACTTCCTTGAATGGCAAAGGAGGATGCAATGGAAACTGGAGCCAGAAAGATAGCTGACCTGTCTTTTAGAATCAATCCATGCAGTTCTATAGGTTTCactttaaaaaggaaaaacattaGTATCATGATGAATGCAAACTTTTGGATAGATGCCGAGaagaacaaaataaatgaatagattTCAAGCAAGTTAATGATATAAACCATGGAACTTTCAGGGGCACCACAATTTAACCTCAGAGCTGCAGCTCAGATACTGTTATCATTGGATTTCTTTGATAAGTTACAAAATCACCATTCTTGGAGAACCAGATGCTTATTACTGATTGAAGGTAGAATTCTCTTCACAAAGAGGATTATTTAGACTCTACAATGAACAAAATTCGGTTCATACAATTTTGATGTCAGCAGACTCTGTTCTCAATACCCCCAATCTTATCCTATATCCATGCAACCATGTATCCTAAAAGTAACATTAAGGATGAAGAAAGGTGCTGAGTTGCACCTAAGCTACAAACAATTGTGAACTCAAGAAAACAACAGTTTGGATCACTTTGATGGCCGTTATTGATGAGATGGCTGATAAGAactttctgaaaaaaaaatacccatGTATCTAGAGCAGCATTGACTCTGGATTCTCAATATAGCCTTTGAATGCTTTCAACCACTCAGCACCAATGGCACCTACAAGCACAGTATGAACAGAAAGGTCAGGGCATAATAGTACCATCACATAACTGAATGCACCAACTTGAATGTTTTTTACATCTTCAggggatattttgaaaataaagatgaGTATGAGTCAAATTCTCGCTTTTTGCATTCAGTTAAGATGGAGACCCACATCCCGATTCATTTAATGATAAAAAGGTGATACGAGTTCTTTAGGAGATCAAGAATACTCCATTAAACCTCTCATGAGATTCCTAAAAATGAACTTGATGACTTGTGAAGAAACTACCTACCATCAATTACACGGTGATCACAGCTCAAGGTGACAGGCATGAACGAAGCATACTTGAATTGGTCAGGACCCACACCAGGTATTACCCTCTTCTCAGCTGGTCAAGAAAATTGTACAGTGCTTagtaaaagtaaaacaaaactAATGATAGTCCAGGTAAAAGCAACAGGCCAAcagaaaatggaagaagaagaagaagaagatgaaggcaATGATCAGCTGCAGCATACCAGACCCAACTGCGAGGATGCCGGATTGGGGAGGATTGATTATGGCACAAAATTGTTTGACTCCAAATGGTCCTCCCAAGTTCGAAACAGTAAAGGTGCCTCCCTGCATATATGATGATCATGAAGTTCATTTAAAAGACCATGATACAATCAACCATCCATTGATGGCCAATTAGAAGGTAATGCAGTTACCTCATAGTCTTCAGATTTCAGGCTGTTATCTTTGGCCTTCTGTGCTAAATGTTTGATCTCTTCAGCAATTTTAGATAATCCTTTCTTGTCTGCATCCTGCAAAGAAACAGTACTGTTTCTCAAGCTTGTTGCATACACTTACAAATGGAtctaaaacaaagaaagaaaactaaaaccCACCCTGACAACTGGGACATAAAGCCCATTGTCGGTCTGAACAGCAACATTTATGTTCACATTGTGGTACCTGAATCATTTGTCACAGTTAAATATGACAATAAATGTAACACCACTAAATGGTTAACTTATAATAAATACGATAAGAACACACTGAAGCCTGCTACAAGGGTCAAGTGGGCTTGCTGAAAACTGAAGCACAAgcaaatagtaattttaaagaagttattttctttcacttcctaaaaaataaacttcTGGTAAGTTTTTAAGAAGATTTGAATTGTCTATTTACTATTGTTTTTATACTCACTGGCGGATGTAATCATTGGTCCAGGAACTATTGCACTGAGGAACTTTGCGAAGAGCCAAAGCAGCAGCCTGTCATCAAGGTCCCATTGAAGTTTATGCCACAAGCATAAAAGTATAATTGAAATGACAAGAAATCTTTGATCATGAACATTTGCAGTGAGTGTTAGATGGTGTGATGTGTTCTAAAGTTCCTCCagaacaaaaataatcaaaatgcCAATCTTCACATCTCAGAAGTAAACTATCTCAATCTTAAAGACAACATACCTTTATGACAAGATCATTTACAGATATCCGCTTGCCACCTGAAGCTTCTTGGAGTGTATTAAGCTGGCTCCGCAATCTACAATGCACAAGCAGCAATTGTTTAGATCATACTCATAAAAgggaaattaaaaaggaaagatgAACTTTTTGTTGAATGCTCACTCCATCAGCTTGTCAACACAAGTGTCCACGGTTAAATAATAATGAGGAATAGTTTGCTTTGATAGCAGCAAGCGTGAAGCAGTGACCTGAAGAGGGTTTTGAATATCCAGATATCAGTATCATTAAGCTTGATCAATGCAACCATCCACTAATTTGGATAATTTCAAACATATTACCTTTCTTATCTGAGTATGAGGAAGGTCAGTGTAATCTAAAGTTGCTGCCTCAGAGAATGGTGTTGTGGCTTCCTTCCCATAAGAAGCTATGACATTGTAAAAACACAACCAAGCAAATTGATTAACCACTATGGTACTCAAAGAGTGAGATTGTACCCATGatatctaaaaaaagaaaaataaaaaagataaagactCAGAAAAACCATTCGTCAAAGTTATACttcaattgaataataaaatggtaaacatcaaatgaaaatgaaaatgaaaaaccaaGAATTATTTTGCTTAAGACCAAGATCACAGTAGCAGCCAAATCGACTCCTAATACAGTGGGTAAGAAGACCTGAAGTGGTATTATTACCATCTAAATGTacttggaaaataaaatattaagtaaaatTTATATTACTGCATTAacttaacaaataaaatatttgcatCAATGGGGAAAAGGCACTCctattttaacttttcttgCCATACCAAACATCTATATTCATGCCATTTCATTTCTACTTAAGTACTTAAGACAGCATTGTCTCCATAATTGTTGATTATCTAGCTAAATTAATCAAGCAAGTAACAGGATAATCTGCAAAAGCACATAGAGAAAAGCATACCCAAATAATCTTCAATATCAGCCTTCACAATGCGTCCATCAGGACCCGTCCCTTTGATGCTTTGAAGAGGAACCTGAATAAGGAAAGAGATATTACATTAAACatcaaaataaaacataaatgcCTCATGAATATATATCATTACAAAAGCAAACTTAAATGTCATCATATGGAGAAATAATAAGGTCCCATGGATGGGCCTTATTTTGGTGGtagtaataaaatttttacacCAAAAGATGCAGTGACTAACATTGTGATCTTCAGCTAACTTTTTTGCAAGAGGACTGGAAAAAATGCGATCTCCTGCTTTGGAACTTTCAACAGCTTTTGAAACATTTGGCTGAGGTGAACTGGCAGGCTTCTCTGCCACTTCTTTCATGGGAGGAGGAGAAGCAGATGACTTTTTACCCCCATCAGCTGCACCCCCTtttggagcttcataacccTTGAATTTGGCAATATCATCCTCCTCTTCAACAGTTATAGCAATCACCTATGTTAAGAACATATGCCGCTTCAAACAAAAAATCCAAACTTTAAATGGCAAATAAATTGTTAATTGCAATAGAAATGGTGCATTAATTTGAATTGAAAGTCTGCAAAATGTTAGATCATATTGAACATGCCTTTGAAGCATGAATTTCCAATAGCCAAAGAAGTTTATAAGAGTCAAAAGTAACAGAAGTAGAATAAGTTCTTGTAAGGGAGTATGTGATTTATGAAgacagaaagagaaaaaaagaccAAAGAACATCTGTGAGTCAGCAGATAAGCATACATTATTGCACCAAAGTAATCAGTAAATTCAAGAACAATGAgataaaaaatgacaaaagaaatGGCATAAATGATGCAAAACTTAAATCCTAAAAGAAGCTTTTGTGTTGCAAACTGCAAACTAAAAAACCGAGGACACAAGTGCACTGGCCCATCATATGACAATACAAGTTAAAGAGATCTATACCAATATATTTTAGAACTACGTGCTACTAAAACAATATGTCAGCATTCAGAAGACTACCTGCCCAACTTTGATCTCTTTTGCCCCATCTCCAAGTACTATCTTAGCAAGATATCCTTCCTCCATGCATTCCATCTCAACAGTTGCTTTATcctataaaatgattaaaaatttgaCAGGATGACTTTACATAAACCTGGATCATTGATCAACTAGTAAATTTGAAAAAGGGGACAGCTACAAGGACCCTACCGTTTCAACTTCACACAATACTTCTCCAGGAGAAATTTTATCTCCCTCTTTCTTCAGCCACCTCGCAATATTTCCCTGCATGGCAACAATACATAAGCATCTAGTTGGCAAAGACAACTTTGTACCCAGAATCTAAATGATTTTGAATGCTTCTAAAGGTACATGCCTCTGTCATTGTAGGGGAGAGAGAAGGCATACCAATCTCTTGGTGTGGAGGAAGTCCTGAGAAAACATTGCAAAAAATCTCAACAATGAGGATAATGGATGATGCCATTATTAATGCATAAGAAGAGTATTTATAAACTCAAGCCAAAAATACTACTCATGAATCATGATACAACAGAATCATCTTTGATTcgaaaagaaaatgaacaatCATTACTAGGACACAAACAATTTTTAAGTAAGAAACAGAAACAAAAAGTAAAGCACTCTTTCTCCTTTGATTAGCATCACATTATGAAACTAAgttttgagaaaaaagaaaaaagattttagCAAAATGGACACTGCAATGAAAACCATTTATCTAATGAAATTGATTAAAACCTGGACTTGTTAAAGGACAAACAAAGGCCTGATGTACAAATCAAACAAAGTAAACCGACCATACCTGCATCTGTTGCAAAACCTCTTATCAGGTGCATCTGCAAACTgaagaaataacaaaattaaaatagaacTTTCACATGTTAAGATAGAATCTAGTAatcaagcataaaaacaaaccATGAAAACCTTTTGTTGCTGATGGAACCAACCACTGGGATGCCCATTGTCTTTGCCATTCTTGAAATGTTCCCATTGAAACCTCTAACCCAACCAACCTACAAATGGAACAAAATTACATGTAATCATCTGTATATACCAAAAAGCAACAGCATTGATGCacactaaaataaaaaagaaacaaaccaaGAAAGTTACACTCACTATATAAATATTTGGATCTACAGCTCTATTAACCCCACTCAGTAGGCCATCAGTAGAAGAGTTAAAACCTCGTCTTCGAATCTCTATAAGGTCTGAAAAGCATTATAAACCCAACAAATAGAACAaaccttaacaaaatttgaacATTCACCATCCTACTGCAGTTGATCGAAAATGAAATCACACTCAATTCATCAACATCAAATACCCACCATCTCCCTTACCAATCGAAGAACAAGTTCCTCCAGAAAACCACCGAACCAGGATTGCCGGCTCACTTCGCAGTACATTGGAAGCATTCCTTATCTGTAAAACCCCGAGCCCATTAAACTTTTCCAGAGAAAAAATACACACAATTCTCCCAGAAACCACCTGATAGCTAATTAATAATCACAAAACAAGTGAAATAAGAGTAACATTATCAAAACAACGCCTTCAAATTCAACAAGAAGATCCAATGATCCCgtaatacaaaaattaaaaactaacctCGTTTTAATAATTCAAGCTAAAGCAACATAACCCACGATTAATTCCACAAATTAAattcagggaaaaaaaaaagaagtcaagaatcaagtaaaacaaaaattctcaAATGCATGGATACGATACGTCATAAGAGGATTAGAGTATGATTGTTAACGTGGAATTACCGAGATTAGAAACAGGATTAGGAAAAGCTAGTACCTTTCTGGAATGGGTGAGGAAACGAGATGCATACAACATCGTTTAGGGTTAGATTCTGGGTTTCTGGCAGCGCTTCCTGAACCTAGAGAGAGATTTAGGGAGATCAGGCTGCCGTGAACTGTTCATTTGCTACCTCCCCACTAAAatggaatatttttaaaatatagtaataataattattattattataataaaagtttacatgaaaaataatagaaacgacagaaaaaaaaaaaatatatatatatatatatataataattaaagttaataaattatttttattcattagtttaaacttattttacttttttttatttcatattttgttgcgtaaagattaaataatttaaaattatataaaaattatttttctaatgtgtttttttaataatttccaagaagttaaaaaaaaaattatgggaaGGAGCTAAAATCTAAATTTGTTTCAATTTGACTAAAAAATCTGTTTCAATTCTTcacattttttgtttatatgcACTTATAtgtaaatttaatatttgtcatggttttatgtaaaaataattcattttttacataaatattcttaattatttcatatgtttatatgtaaatttaaaaaaaaatgattagttttataataaaataattataatattttatcaaaataaaataaaataatagggTAGATTTTCACAATTGAATATTCAATaccttttaaccaaataacccACACCTTGAAAATTGCAACTTTTGGACAGCAATGTGGACCTTAATGGCAATTGGTGGGCTAGGAAGTAGGAAAGGCCAAAGTATGTTGACCTTA
Above is a window of Vitis vinifera cultivar Pinot Noir 40024 chromosome 11, ASM3070453v1 DNA encoding:
- the LOC100249200 gene encoding dihydrolipoyllysine-residue acetyltransferase component 2 of pyruvate dehydrogenase complex, mitochondrial isoform X1; this translates as MLYASRFLTHSRKIRNASNVLRSEPAILVRWFSGGTCSSIGKGDDLIEIRRRGFNSSTDGLLSGVNRAVDPNIYIVGWVRGFNGNISRMAKTMGIPVVGSISNKRFSCLQMHLIRGFATDAGLPPHQEIGMPSLSPTMTEGNIARWLKKEGDKISPGEVLCEVETDKATVEMECMEEGYLAKIVLGDGAKEIKVGQVIAITVEEEDDIAKFKGYEAPKGGAADGGKKSSASPPPMKEVAEKPASSPQPNVSKAVESSKAGDRIFSSPLAKKLAEDHNVPLQSIKGTGPDGRIVKADIEDYLASYGKEATTPFSEAATLDYTDLPHTQIRKVTASRLLLSKQTIPHYYLTVDTCVDKLMELRSQLNTLQEASGGKRISVNDLVIKAAALALRKVPQCNSSWTNDYIRQYHNVNINVAVQTDNGLYVPVVRDADKKGLSKIAEEIKHLAQKAKDNSLKSEDYEGGTFTVSNLGGPFGVKQFCAIINPPQSGILAVGSAEKRVIPGVGPDQFKYASFMPVTLSCDHRVIDGAIGAEWLKAFKGYIENPESMLL